The genomic interval GAGCTGGTGCGCACCGCCGACGAGGTGCGCGCGGCGGCGGCGGCGCAGATGACCGGCGCCGTGCGCTGGGAGAGTTGCGTCCGGCGGCTGCTGAGCCTGGGCCTGCGCCGGTTCTACGAGGTGGGCCCGGGCAATGTGCTGGCGGGTCTGGTGCGCCGGATCGAGCCGGCGGCCGAGGTCGTCGCCGCCGGCGATGCGGATTCGCTGCGGCGGATCGTGGGTTGAGGCGCGACATGGGTGAGGCGGGAATGATTGACCTTCGCGGCCAGACCGCGCTCGTGACCGGGGCGCGCCGCGGTCTCGGGCAGGCCATCGCCGTGGCCCTGGCGCGGGCGGGGGCGCGGGTCGCCATCAACGACATTGCCGACGGCGCGCACGAGGCGCAGGCGGTGGCAGAGCAGATCCGCGGCGACGGCGGGGAGGCGCTGGTGGTTGTCGCCGATATCACCGACCCCGCCCAGGTGCAGGCCATGGTGGAGGCGGTGCTGGCGCAGGCGGGCGGGCTTGACATTCTAATCAACAACGCCGGCATCACCCGCGACACCTTGCTCGTGCGCATGAGCGACGACGACTGGCGCCGGGTGATTGATATCAACCTCGGCGGCGCCTTCCTGTGCACGCGCGCGGTCGCGCGCCACATGCTGAAGCACGGGGGCGCGATCGTCAACGTCAGCTCCGTGGTGGGGGTGATGGGCAATGCGGGGCAGGCCAACTACGCCGCCTCCAAGGCCGGCCTCATCGGCCTCACCAAGAGCTGCGCGCGCGAGCTGGGGCCGCGCGGGGTGCGCGTCAACGCCATCGCCCCCGGGTTCATCGAGAGCGCGATGACGCAAGCGCTGCCCCCGGAGGCGCGCGCGCGCTGGCTGTCGCAGATCCCGCTGGGGCGTGCGGGCACAGCGCAGGAGGTGGCCGCGGTCACCGTCTTCCTGGCGTCTCCGGCCGCCGCCTACGTGACCGGGCAAGTGCTGTGCATTGACGGCGGCATGGTGACGGGATGAGGCGCTGGCGGCGATCGGAAGTACGCCGTCCGTGATTCGCCCGACGGCGCCGGCCGGCCCGCGGATTCGGGTCTCGGCGGCGCCGCCGCGGCGCGCCGATAGCATCACTATTCGGAGGAGGTGACAACCCGTGGAGGAAGAGATCTTTGCCAAGGTGAAGAAGCTGGTCGCCGAGGAGCTCAACGTGGACGAGAGCGAGGTCACCGCCGAAGCTACGTTCCAGGATGACCTCGGGGCCGACTCCCTCGCCCTGGTCGAACTGATAATGGCGTTCGAGGAGAAGTTCGAGATCGAGAGCATCCCCGACGAGGACGCCGAGCAGATCAAGAGCGTCCAGGACGCGGTGACCTATCTCACGCGGCGCAAGCGCGCCGAGGCCGGCACCGCCTGACCGGCGCCCGCGCGTCCCGCTGCGGGTGCGCGGCAGGCACCTCACCATGGAGCGACGGGTACTGATAACGGGCCTGGGCGCGGTGACGCCGCTGGCGGTCGGCGTCGCCCCGTCATGGGCGGGCCTCGTCGCCGGCAAGTCTGGCATCGCGCCCATCGCGGCCTTTGACGCCCGCGAATACACGACCCGCTTCGCGGGCGAAGTGCGCGACTTCGATCCGCTGCCGTTCATGGAGGCCAAGGACGCCAAGCGCATGGACCGCTTCGCCCAGTTCGCGGTCGCCTCTACGCGCATGGCGGTCGCGGACGCGCGCCTTGACATCTGCGCCCGCCCGCAGCGGGTGGGCGTGCTCATCGGCACCGGCATCGGCGGCATCCGCACCTGGGAGCAGCAGCACGCGGTGCTGCGCGACAAGGGGCCCAATCGCATCAGCCCCTTCTTCATCCCCATGGTCATCAACGACATGGCCTCCGGCCAGGTCAGCATCCTGTTCGGCGCCCAGGGGCCCAACCACGCCGTCGTCAGCGCCTGCGCCACCGGCACCCATGCCATCGGCGACGCCTTCGAGATCATCCGCCGCGGCGACGCCGACGCCATGCTCGCGGGCGGGTCCGAGGCTGCGGTCACGCCGCTCGGGGTCGGGGGTTTCTGCGCTATGCGCGCCCTATCCACCCGCAACGACGACCCCCAGCGCGCCAGCCGTCCCTTCGACCGCGAGCGCGACGGCTTCGTCATTGCCGAGGGCGCGGGGGTGGTGGTGCTGGAGGAGGCGCAGTCGGCCATCGCGCGCGGCGCTCCCATTTACTGCGAGGTCATCGGCTACGGCATGAGCGCCGACGCCTACCACATCACGGCCCCCGCTCCCGGCGGCGAGGGCGGCGCGCGCGCCATGGCCGCCGCCATCACCCAGGCTGGCATTGAGCCCTGCGACCTCGACTACATCAACGCCCACGGCACCTCGACCCCGCTCAATGACAAGCTCGAAACCGACGGCATCAAGGCCTGCCTGGGCGCAGCCGCCTACCACACCGCCATCAGCTCCACCAAGTCCATGACCGGCCACCTGCTCGGCGCCGCCGGCGGGGTCGAAGCCATCGCCTGTGCGCTTGCCATCACCCAGGGCGTGATTCCCCCCACCATCAACTACGAGTATCCCGACCCCGAATGCGACCTCGACTACGTGCCCAACCAGGCGCGTCACACGCCGGTGCGAGTGGCGATGTCCAATTCCTTCGGCTTCGGCGGCCACAACGCCGCCCTCATCTTGCGCGCATGGGACCACGGCGGTGAACCAGCGCACAGCGGCCGGCCCGGTGCCGCAGAAGAAGCAGGGAAATGACCCACAGGGGCAGAATGGCCTATCTGGTCGAGCCGGGGATAGCGTGCGTGCGGGAGCGGACTTCCGCCGCCCGGGGGGTGAGTTCGCGCGCTGCAGCGGCTCGCTCGGGGAGTGATCTCGCATGAAAACGTGCCCTCGATGCGGCGTTGAAAACAAGCCCGAGAAGGCGGCTTGCTGGAACTGCTGGGCGCCGTTGGCGCCGCCGGCGGGCGGGGCCCGCCAGCCGGCGCCCACCAGACTGCGGCTGTCGCTGACCATTCCGTGGACGGCGGTGGCGGTGGTGGCGCTGGTGCTGATCGCGGCGGCCGGCGCTTATTTCTTCCTCCTTGCCAGCAGACCCGCCGACGTCACGCTCCAGTACCTCGATGCGGTGCGCAACGGCAACGAAATCAAGCGTGACCGACTCGCCACCGCCGACACCAGCGGTCAGTTGCTGCTCCCGCCGGTGCTGATGATCAAGACCGCTCCTGAGGTCGACCGCGCAGGCATCACCACCGCCGGAGGACAGGCCGAGGTCCCGGCGAGCTTGCAGCTGACAGTGGATCCGTTCGTGATCGGCCTCGAGCGCGCAGACATCAGTGACGCCCTCATCAAGCACCTGACACGGGGCCCCGCGCGCGTCAGCGTGGTGCTGGTCAGAGAAGGCCTCAATTGGCGCGTGGACCAGAACCAGACCCGACAGCGAGTAATTGACGCTGCGCTGGCCGATATGCCCCCCGATCTCAAGAACCATCTGTGGGTGGCCGGGCTCCGCAGCCCCGCGGGGGCGCCGGCGTCGCCGCCGGCTGGTGCGGCCGTGCCCGCGCCCCCGGCGCTGACGCGCGCAGCCGGCATTCCGCTAACGCCGTCGCCTCCCGTCGCGCCTTCACCAGTCCCAACACCTAGCGCCGCCGCCCCCACAACCCCGGCCGCCCCTGGGGCTCAGCCGCCACCGGCGCCACAGCCCTACGGGCAGCCGGCGGGCACTCCCACCGCACCCGCGATGCCTGATATGGGGTCCCCGACGGGAACCCCCATGGCCACTGCTACCGGCTCGGGAGCGTGGCTGCCCATCGTCATGGCGCTCGGCCTCTGGCTGGTGGTCGTGCTGGTGGTCATCATCTACCTGTATTCTGCTTTCTGTCTCTACTCCATCGCCAAGAAGGCGCGGTCATCCG from Armatimonadota bacterium carries:
- the fabG gene encoding 3-oxoacyl-[acyl-carrier-protein] reductase; its protein translation is MIDLRGQTALVTGARRGLGQAIAVALARAGARVAINDIADGAHEAQAVAEQIRGDGGEALVVVADITDPAQVQAMVEAVLAQAGGLDILINNAGITRDTLLVRMSDDDWRRVIDINLGGAFLCTRAVARHMLKHGGAIVNVSSVVGVMGNAGQANYAASKAGLIGLTKSCARELGPRGVRVNAIAPGFIESAMTQALPPEARARWLSQIPLGRAGTAQEVAAVTVFLASPAAAYVTGQVLCIDGGMVTG
- a CDS encoding acyl carrier protein — protein: MEEEIFAKVKKLVAEELNVDESEVTAEATFQDDLGADSLALVELIMAFEEKFEIESIPDEDAEQIKSVQDAVTYLTRRKRAEAGTA
- the fabF gene encoding beta-ketoacyl-ACP synthase II — encoded protein: MERRVLITGLGAVTPLAVGVAPSWAGLVAGKSGIAPIAAFDAREYTTRFAGEVRDFDPLPFMEAKDAKRMDRFAQFAVASTRMAVADARLDICARPQRVGVLIGTGIGGIRTWEQQHAVLRDKGPNRISPFFIPMVINDMASGQVSILFGAQGPNHAVVSACATGTHAIGDAFEIIRRGDADAMLAGGSEAAVTPLGVGGFCAMRALSTRNDDPQRASRPFDRERDGFVIAEGAGVVVLEEAQSAIARGAPIYCEVIGYGMSADAYHITAPAPGGEGGARAMAAAITQAGIEPCDLDYINAHGTSTPLNDKLETDGIKACLGAAAYHTAISSTKSMTGHLLGAAGGVEAIACALAITQGVIPPTINYEYPDPECDLDYVPNQARHTPVRVAMSNSFGFGGHNAALILRAWDHGGEPAHSGRPGAAEEAGK
- a CDS encoding DUF5684 domain-containing protein, whose translation is MKTCPRCGVENKPEKAACWNCWAPLAPPAGGARQPAPTRLRLSLTIPWTAVAVVALVLIAAAGAYFFLLASRPADVTLQYLDAVRNGNEIKRDRLATADTSGQLLLPPVLMIKTAPEVDRAGITTAGGQAEVPASLQLTVDPFVIGLERADISDALIKHLTRGPARVSVVLVREGLNWRVDQNQTRQRVIDAALADMPPDLKNHLWVAGLRSPAGAPASPPAGAAVPAPPALTRAAGIPLTPSPPVAPSPVPTPSAAAPTTPAAPGAQPPPAPQPYGQPAGTPTAPAMPDMGSPTGTPMATATGSGAWLPIVMALGLWLVVVLVVIIYLYSAFCLYSIAKKARSSEPLWTAWVPIANIYLMCKLGGVPGWWTIVCVIPYVNVLAVLWPLFQLPTAIGRTGAERILMLLPVVNLIYMGYLAFSAEPVRLAATP